The sequence TCACTTCCTTTCCGCTTCCTCGATGGTCCACCTCGGGGGCGTACTTCGCCGCTCAGGGCTTGTCACCCGGCTCGGCGGGCGTCGAACTGCGCCTGTGCATGCCGATTTTGACCGCGCCGACCAGGGCTTTGGCGATCACGCCGATGAGGATCAGGTCGGCGACCATCTGGAAGGTGACCAGCACCCGGCCGCTCTCGGTGGTGGCGACGATGTCCCCGAATCCCACGGTGGCGAACGTGGTGATCGTGAAGTAGAGGGCGTCGGTGCGGGACAGCGGCTCCGAGAAGGACGAGGGGTTCTGCGCCGCGAGCAGGTAGTACGTCGCGGAGAACAGCACCAGGAACAGGGGCACACCGGTGGCCATCGCCTCCAGGGCGCGCATCCGCGGGAACTGCGCGTGGGAGACGGCGCTGATCTGCCAGGCCGTCAGCAGCCCGAAGACGACGAGGCCGAGCACGAGCGTCAGGACGGTGGTGATGCCGAACCCGCCCTCCAGGGGGGCCACGTAGTAGAGCCCCGTGAGGATGGCCACCGAGAGCACCGAGCGCAGGAGGTGGCCCACCAGGACGCGTCGACGCTGTTCGGCTGCCTTGGGTGCCATGGATTCAGGAGAACGGTCGGGAGCCCATCGCGCGACCGGAGCGGGCCGCCGGAATGCGGACGGCCGAGGTGGCCGGTATGAATGAAGGACCGCGTACATGATCGGAGCCGAGCATGGACGATTACCCGCTGCTCAACGTCTTCTGGACGATGATGTGGTTCTTCCTGTGGATCATGTGGTTCTTCCTCCTCTTCAAGGTCATCACGGACGTCTTCCGTGACCACACCCTCGGCGGCTGGGGGAAGACGGGCTGGATCATCTTCGTGCTGGTGCTGCCGTTCCTCGGCGTCTTCGTGTACCTGATCGCCCGCGGGCGCAGCATGCACGAACGGGACCGGAAGCAGGCCGAGGAGCAGCAGGCGGCCTTCCGGTCGTACGTGCAGCAGACGGCCGGGTCCGGGGCGGGCTCGGCGGAGGAGCTGCACAAGCTCTCCGTCCTCAAGGACAAGGGCGACATCACCCAGGCGGAATTCGACCGGGCCAAGGCCAAGATCCTGGCCTGAGCGGGGCGGTACGGGGCGGCTCGGTCCGACTCCCGCCGCCCCTGTACTCCGGTTGCCGATAATCCGCGACGGATCGATTCTCGTTACCCTGGCAGGCATGACAGCCATGGCGCCCACGCGAACCGAACCGGACCTGTCCTTCCTCCTGGACCACACCAGCCATGTGCTGCGTACGCAGATGAGTGCGCGGCTCGGCGAGATCGGGCTCACCCCGCGGATGCACTGCGTGCTCGTCCACGCCCTGGAGGAGGAGCGCACCCAGGCGCAGCTCGCCGAGATCGGCGACATGGACAAGACCACGATGGTGGTGACCGTCGACGCGCTGGAGAAGGCCGGCCTCGCCGAACGCAGGCCGTCCGGCACGGACCGGCGGGCCCGGGTCATCGCGGTGACCGAGGCCGGCGCGAAGGTCGCGAAGGAGAGTCAGGGGATTGTCGACCAGGTGCACGAGGGCGCGCTCGGTGCCCTGCCCGCGGATGAGCGTGAGGTGCTGCTCCGGGCGCTGAACCGGCTGGTCACGGGGCATCTGGAGACCCCGGTCGAGGGTCCGCGTCCGGCCCGGCGGGCGCGTCAGAAGGGGTAGCCGGGAGCGGTCGACGGCGTTCGGCGGTGGCCGCGCAAGCGCTATATCCGTAAAAGATAGTCTGCAACAAAACTATCTGTTACGGTCTTTCCTGTTGCCTTCGACGAACGGGAGAGACCGCCATGCCCGCCCCCGCCAGCACGCCTTCCCCTTCCCTTTCCGCTCCTCCCTCCGCGCGTTCCCGCCGGCTCGCCCTGGGCGTCCTGGCCACCGGAATGCTGATGACGATCCTCGACGGCAGCATCGTCACGGTCGCGATGCCCGCCATCCAGGGCGATCTCGGCTTCACCCCGGTCGGGCTGAGCTGGGTCGTCAACGCCTACCTGATCGCCTTCGGCGCTCTTCTCCTGCTCGCCGGCCGCCTCGGCGACCTGATCGGCCGCAAGCGGATGTTCCTCGCGGGCACCGCGGTGTTCACCGCCGCCTCGGTGGTGGCCGGGCTCGCCACCTCACCCGAGATCCTGATCGCCGCCCGCTTCCTGCAGGGCGCCGGCAGTGCCATGGCCTCCGCCGTCAGCCTCGGCATCCTCGTCACGCTCTTCACCGAGCCGCGCGAACGGGCTGGTGCCATCGGGGTGTTCAGCTTCACCGGAGCGGCGGGTGCCTCGATCGGGCAGGTGCTCGGCGGTGTCCTCACCGACGCGCTGACCTGGAACTGGATCTTCTTCATCAACCTGCCCATCGGCATCGCGGTGCTCCTGGTCGCACTCCGGGCCCTGCCGGGCGACCGGGGCCTGGGCCTGAAGGCGGGCGCGGACGGCCTCGGCGCGCTGCTCGTCACCTCCGGCCTGATGCTCGGGATCTACACGGTCGTCAAGATCGAGACCTATGGGGCGACTTCGGCCCACACCCTCGGGTTCGGAGCCCTCGCGCTCGTCCTGCTCGCCGGTTTCCTCGTCCGCCAGGCCACCGCGCGCCATCCGCTCATGCCGCTGCGGATCTTCCGCTCGCGCAGCGTCCTCGGCGCCAACCTGGTCCAGATGCTGATGGTCGCCGCGTTGTTCTCCTTCCAGATCCTCGTCGCGCTCTACCTGCAGAACGTGCTCGGATACTCCGCCGCCGAGACCGGTCTCGCGATGCTGCCTGCGGCCGCCGTGATCGGACTCGTCTCGCTCACCGTCTCGGCCCGCCTGAACTCCCGCTTCGGCGAGCGCAAGGTCCTGCTGGCCGGTCTGGTCCTGCTGGTCGCCGTACTCGGCCTGCTGACGCGCCTGCCCGGTCGGCCCGACCACGCGGACTACCTCACCGACCTGCTCCCGGTGATGCTCCTCGCCGCCGGCTTCGGCCTCGCCCTCCCCGCGCTGACCTCGCTGGGCATGTCCGGTGCGCGGGAGGCCGACGCGGGTCTGGCCTCCGGGCTCTTCAACACCACCCAGCAGATCGGCATGGCGCTGGGCATCGCGGTCCTCTCCACCCTGGCCGCCTCCCGTACGGAGTCCCTCACCGCGGCGGGCGCTCCCGTCCCCGAGGCGCTGACCGGCGGGTACCACCTGGCCTTCGCGGTCGGCACGGGCCTGATCCTGGTCGCCCTGGCCGTCGCCGCGACGGTCCTGCGCGGTCCGAAGGGCTCCCCGCGGTCGGTCACGGTCGAGCCGCGGACCCCGCTCGCGGCTCGGTGAGGTTGCGGGTCATGCGCTCCAGGACGGTGACCGCGGTGACGTACTCCTCGCGGGTGATGCCCCGCCCCGACAGCTCGCGGAAGGCGTCCACGCGAAGGGCGACCTCGACGAGGCGGGCCCGGCCGTCGTCGGTCAGGACGAGGCGGTCCGGTCGCGGTCGGGTCACCCAGCCGCCGGCGAGCACCGAGGCGACGGCCGAGGCCAGGGCCCCGGCGTCGGCGCCCGCGGCCAGGGTGGTCAGGACGGTGGTGTCGGCGGCCCGCGGGTCGTCCTTGACGACATTCAGGACCTGCCAGTCGAGTCGGGTGAGGCCGAAGTCGGCCAACAGGGCGTCCATGGACGCGGTGAGGGCCTGGTCCGTGCGGTTGAGCCAGAAGCCGATGGGCTCCATGTCCTGCTCCTCAAGGGTCGGTGGCCTTCGGGCGGCGGCCTTCGGGTCGGCGGCCTTCGGGTCAGCGGCCGGTGAAGGCGTCCGCGTTCTCCGCGGCCCACTGCCGGTAGGTACGGGCGGGTACGCCGAGCAGGGTCTCGGTGGTCTCCCCGATGGCGGCCGGGCCGTGGCAGGCGGCCTCCCACAGGTCGAGCAGCGAGGACACCATCGGGGCGGGCATGTGCCGGCCCATCTGCTCCTGCGCCTCGGCCCGGGTGATGTGCTCGACCGTGATCTCGCGGCCGAGGGTCTGCGCGAGGACCGCGAGCTGCTCGCGGAAGGACAGCGACTCGGGGCCGGTCAGGGTGAGCGAGCGGCCGGTGAGGGATCCCCCGGTCAGGGCCTGTGCGGCGATGTCCGCGATGTCCTCGGGGTGGATGGGCGCGATCCGCGCGTCCGGGTAGGCGAGCTGGACCGGCATCGACCGGCCGATGGGCCACGCCCAGCCCAGCGAGTTGCCGGCGAAGGCATCGGGGCGCAGGAACGTGCAGGTCAGGCCGGAGTCGGCGAGGGCGCGCTCGACCCGCAGGCTGTGGCTCGCCAGTGGGTCGCTCTCGGCGCCCGGCGCGAGCACGGAGGACGAGGACAGCAGGACGACGTGCTCGACCCCGGCGACCTCGGCGGTCTTGATCAGGTCGTGGATGCCGGCGGGCTGGGGGTAGAGGAAGACCTGGCGGACGCCGCGCAGGGCGGCGGCGAAGGTCTCGGGGCGGTCGAGGACGAGCTCGGCGGTCCCGACCCCGTCCGGAACGGTCAGTTCGGCGGGGTGGGCGCTGGCGGCCCGGACGGGGAGGCCGGCGGAGTGCAGGCGGGCGGCGACCGCTCGGGCGACCCGGCCGCGGGCGCCGGTGATGAGGGTGGTCACGAGGGACTCCATTCGTTCGCAATGACATATGCATGCTCACATGCACACGTTTTCATGTCAACACATGTCTGCCAGGGCTCACATATGTACGATGAGGGGCATGACGAAGCACGAGCCGGCGACCGACGAGGAACTGCTGGACGCCGTGGGTCCGGCGTTCGGGAAACTGCGGCGCTCCTCGCTCCTGGAGGTCGAGAACCCGATCTCCCAGAAGGACCTCAGCCGCACCCTGGTCCTCAACATCGTCCTGGAGGCCGAGCAGGGCGACGGTCGTGAGATCACCGTCGGCGCCGTGGCCGAGTACCTGGCCGTCGACCCCTCGGTGGCCAGCCGCATGGTGTCCGACAGCATCTCCGCCGGCTACCTCGTCCGCGCCGCCTCCCAGCAGGACGGCCGCCGTACGATCCTTCACCTCAGCCCCGAGGGCCGGGACATGATGGACCGCTTCCGGCGCCACCAGCGCGCGGCCTTCGAGTACGTGACGGCCGACTGGAGCGAGCGCGACCGCCTCGACTTCGCCCGCCTCATGCTGAAGTACGTCGACTCCCAGAACGCGCTGCGCCACCGCTGACGACCACGGTCGCCGCCCCCGGGGCGGCGACGCAGCGCAGCCCCGGACCGACGGCCCGGGGCTGCGCTGCACTGGGGCGCGGTGGGAGCTATCGGAAGGAGACCCACTTGGCCGCGCTCGGCACCCCGTTCTCGTCCAGCAGGAAGACCATGTAGTAGCCGGGCGGGACGTCATTGGCCGAGGGCGGTGCCTGCAGGCGCAGGTTGTTCCCCTGGCGCTTGACGATGCCCAGCTCCACGTGGCGCTGGCTGGTGTTGAGCGAGTGCGTCGCGGTGGTCGGGGCCAGCAGGACGGCCTTCTTGACCTTGTCGGGCGTGGAGGTCCCCACGGTGAAGGCGGCGTCGTACCGCAGCGGCCCGTCGGGGACGCGGTCGAGGGCCGGGCGGCCGCCCTGGTGGAGGTAGGCCGGCTCGAAGATCTCGATGCTGCCGTTCATGTCGTCGTCGATCTTCGGGTCGTTGGCGAGCTGCTGCAGCTCGTCACCGGTGACCATGACCCGGCCGTCCGGGAGGACGACGGCGTTGGAGTGGTAGCCGCGCGGCAGCCGCTGCGCCGGGCCCAGCTTCCACTCGCCCAGCGCGTTGCGGGTCTCGATCTGCCGGTACTTCAGATCGGACTTGGGGTTGTAGTCGCCGTTGCCGTAGTCCCGGATGCCGTAGGCGCCGTTGACGGTCAGCAGGCTCGCGTCGGGGAGCAGCAGCGTGTCGTCCTGCGTCCGGCCGAAGGCGCGCGGCTGCTGCTTCTCCCAGGCGCCGCCGCTCGTGAGCCGGTAGGTGTTGGGGTCGTCCCGGTCGCCGCCGAGGACCAGGACGGAGTCGGGGCCGCGCAGTCCCGCGGGCAGCGGCACGGCGGAGCCGTAGCCGCGGTGGACGCCGTCGGGGCGCGCGGGCAGGTCCGTACGGGTCTCCGCGATCGGGTCGAAGGCCCACTGGCGGGTGGCGTGGCGGCCCAGCCCGTACACCTTGCCGTCGCGCAGGGTGAACAGGTGCGGGTAGTCGCTGTCGGCGCCGAACGGCGCGTCCACGCGCAGGGTGTCGGTCGGGACGTCCCTCGGGATCACCGTCTTCTCGAAGGGGACGGGGTGGCTCTTGGCCGGGAAGCGCTCGATGACGGAGGTGGAGGTGCCCCAGCCCTGGTCGGTGTGGCCGGACATGATCAGCAGGCGGCCGTCGGGGGCGGTGGCCACGGAGGGGTACCAGCGGCCGACCTCCATGTCCTTGTTCACGGACCAGTCCTCGGTCCACGGGTCGAAGACCAGCGACAGCTTGGCGCCGGCGCCGCCGCCGTAGCCGAGGTTGCCGCCGAAGACGCCGACCATGCCGTTGGGCAGGAAGGCGTGTCCGGCGCAGAAGAAGGGCGCAGGGCGCTTCTCGCCGGTGCCGTCCGGCACGACCAGCTCGGGCGGGGTGACCTTCTTGAATGCGTCCGCCCCGGTGCCGCGGCGCGGGTCCCACAGGAAGGCGCGGCCGGCGTTGGCCTTGCCCAGGGTGTTGGTCGGCGCGGGCTCCTCGGTCGGGTCGGTCTCCATGCGCTCGAAGGAGAAGAGCAGCACCTTGCCGGTCGGGAGCATGGCGATGTGGGCGGCGAAGTCCGGCGACTGGAAGTACTCGGCGAACTGCCCGAACGCCTTGGGGTGGAAGCGCGCGTTCACGTCCGCCTGGGACCGGGTCAGTGAGTTCAGGCTGTCGATCCGGGCGAGCTGGGAGTACCCGCCCAGCTTGACCAGCTGCTCGCGGACCTTCGTATGCTCCTGGGCGTGTTCGGCGCCGAGGGCCGCTCTCTCCTCGGGGCGGGCCGAACCGTCGTGCGCGGCCGCCGGAACGGCGGCGACCAGGGCGGCGGTGGCCGCGAGGACGGAGATCGCGGCCCGACGGGCGGACCGGAGGGCGGTCCGGTCGGCTGCTCGGTCGGCCGACCGGCGCGCGGCCCGGTTCTTGATGCGTGACATGTGACTCCTCGCCATGGGTGCTGGAGCGGCGGGTGTCCGTGCGGGGGCACAGGACACCGACGACGCCTTCGACGCCTACGAGCACAGACCTATGCCGAGCTGGTGGGCGCCGCACATCGGGAAGATCATTCGAGCTTCGGGCCGCCCGGGTGAAGGCACCCCGCTGAGCTGCGCCGACAGCGTCCCGAGGACCCGCTCCCAGGTCCCCCGCCCGGCCGCAACCCGTGGTGATCAAGGGCGCCGGCCCGACCCCCGGCGCCCCGGGTCGCCGAGCCTTCGGCAGGGGTGGGGGCGCGGCCCGTGGAAGGGCCCGGGATCGGTCCGGGATCGGTCAGGATTCGAGAAGCGCCCTTGGCCCGGGCGTAGTTACGGTGACGGACATGGACATCAGCATTCACATGAGCACCCTCCCGCAGACCGACCCGGACGCCGCCGTGGCCTTCTACCGCGACGTCCTCGGCTTCGAGGTCCGCAGCGACGTCGGCCAGGGCAAGATGCGCTGGATCACGGTCGGCCCCGCCGACCAGCCCGGCACGTCCATCCTGCTGGCCCCGCCGGCGGTCGACCCCGGTGTCACCGAGGCGGAGCGCCGCACCATCGCCGAGATGATGGCGAAGGGCACCTACGGCTGGATCCTCCTCGCCACCAAGAACCTCGACAGCACCTTCGAGAAGATCCAGGCCGGCGACGCGGAGGTCGTCCAGGAGCCGACCGAGCAGCCGTACGGCGTCCGCGACTGCGCGTTCCGCGACCCCGCGGGCAACCTGATCCGCATCCAAGAACTCCGCTGAACGGCTCCGTCGACGAAGGGGGTCCACCGTGTGTCGTCCCGCGTGGAGACAGGCACTCATCGAGGCATCGCACCTGGAGGACCTGGCGCGACTGCGTCGCGTCCGGGACCGGATCGACCGGGAGTACGCCCGTCCGCTGGACGTCGAGGAGCTCGCCCGCGCCGCGGACATGGCGGCCGGGCACCTCGGCCGCCGGTTCCGGCTCGCCTACGGGGCTTCGCCGTACGCCTATCTGACGGCGCGCCGCATCCAGCACGCGACGGCCCTGCTGCGGGCCGGCGACCTCGGGGTCACCGAGGTCGGCCGGGTCGTCGGCTGCGCGACCCCGGGCATCTTCCGCGCCCGGTTCACCGAGCTGGTCGGGACGGCTCCGGACACGTATCCGCGTACCGCGCGATGCCCGGCCCCGGCGGCCTGATTCCTGAGCCCGTCGAGCGGGCCGCCGGCTGATCCACCCGGTCACCGGGGTCACTCGGCGGGCGCCGGGGCGTTCTCCTCGATGAAGCGGCGCAGCTCCGCGCAGAGGGCCTCGGGGTTGTCCCACTGGACGAGCGTGCCTGCCTCGGGGATCTCCACGTACCGTCCCCGCGGCAGCAGTTCGGCGAGTCGGCGGCCGGTGGCGGGCGGCATCATGCGGTCCTCGGCACCCCAGGCGACCAGTGCGGGCCGGTCGAAGCGCGCGAGGTTCTCCGCGGCCCGGAGGTAGGTGTCCTTACGGGTGCTCCGGCAGAACGCGGCGAGGTCCCGACGGATCGCGCGCCGGGTGAGCAGGGGCCGGTACCAGCGCCGGACCAGCGCGTACGGGATCGGCCGCTTCGCCATCCCGCCCAGCGAGCTCCCCATCCGTACCAGGAAGGGGACGCGGAAGGACTGCAGCAGCAGGAACAGGCCGCCCGGGATCCGGCAGGCCGCGTGCAAGGTCCGGCCCTGGACGCCCGGCGGGTAGTTCTCCAGCGCCTCGCACGAGGTGAGCACCAGCCGGCCGACGCGTTCGTCGCGCACGCCCACCAGGAGCTGGGCCGTGCCCGCGTCGTTCTGGACCAGGGTGACGTCGCGCAGGTCGAGCCGCTCCAGGAACTCGGCCAGGAGCGCGGCGATCCCGTGCGCCGACAGGTCGGCGTCCGGCCGCATCGGCCTGCGGTGGCCGCCGATCGGCAGGACGGGCACCACCACCCGGTACGCGCCCCGCAGTTCCCGTACCACGTGGTCCCAGACCGACTCGTCGAAGCCGAGCCCGTGGACGAGCACCACGACCTCTCCCTCCCCGCCCGTGTCCGTGAAGTCGATGACGCCTGCGCTGAGTTCGATCTCGGGCAAGGTGCTACCTCCGACTTGATAGACCGATCTAGTGAGAGACTAGCGAGTGTGAGAACCACGGGCGACACCAGAGCACGCATCGTCACCGCCGCGACCGAGCTGTTCCGGCGCCAGGGATATGCCGCCAGCGGCATGAAGCAGATCGTCGCGGCGGCCGACGCCCCGTACGGCTCGGCCTACCACTTCTTCCCCGGGGGCAAATCGCAGCTCGGCGAGGAGGTGATCCGCACGTCGGGCGCGGCCTACCTGGAACTGATCGCCGGCCTCTTCCCCCTGCCCGTGCCACAGGGCGCGGACATGGCCACCGTCACCGCGGACGCCTTCACGGCCGCGGCGCGGACCCTGCGCGAGCTCGACTTCACCGACCCGTGCCCCCTCGCCACCATCGCGCTGGAGGTGGCCGGCACCCACGAGTCGCTGCGCCTGGCCACCGCCGAGGTCTTCGCGAGCTGGACGGACGGCCTGGCCGCCTTCTACCGCGCCGGTGGCATCGCGGAGCCCGCCGCGCACGAGACCGCGAGCTCGGTGATCGCCCTGCTGGAGGGCGCGTTCATGCTCGGCCGGGCCGCACGGAGCACGGACCCGGTCCTGGCGGCGTCCCGGGCGGCCGCGGCCGTCGTCCGTGCGGCACGGTCCGAGGCCGGCGCGGGAGACGCGTAGGGCGCGGTCGGGACGCGCGACGCCGGTGCGGGGGCCGGGTGCGGCGTCGGTGCCGGGTCAGGCGTGGGTCGGGGGTCTGAGGGCGGTGGAGATCAGCAGCGCGAACGCGAGCACGGCGGCGACGGTGCGGATGTCGTTGAACGTCTCCCAGTGCCGCAGGATCTCCGTGTGATCGGCGGGGGCCGAGGCGTGCGCCCACTCCTTGATCCGGCTGTTGATCGGGACGTTGCCGAAGCGGGTGACCAGGAGGGACGTCAGGGCCAGCAGACCGGCCCCGCCCGCGAGCAGTCGCGTACGACCGTGTGCCAGGGCGGCGAGGGTCAGCGAGCTGACGATCGAGATGCCCATCGCCGCCTGCATGGTGATGCCGTTCATCTTCATCAGTTCGGTGTGGAACGACAGCCGTATGTCGAGCGGTACCGCGTTGAAGGTGGGGACGAGGTTGGCCGCCCCGTACCCGAACGCGCCGGCGAGGAGTCCGGTGGAGAGGAGGGCCAGGCCCAGCAGAAGGCGTGTACGCATGTTCGTCGGCTCCGGTCGTGTCGGTGCTCACGGCGGTGGGGTGGGTGCGGCCGTTCGTGCGACGAGACGGATCGGTCGTGAGCGGTGGTTCCCCGGAACCGCTTCCCGGGTTCGGCCACGGGGGCGCACCCGCCTCCGCGAGACTGACCGCGCACGTATCCGCTGAGGTCCGAGTGGCCCGCCGGAAGGAAGCCGCCCATGACACCCATGCTCACCAAAGGCGGTAACACGCCGCTCCCCACGACGCGTTGTACGGTCACCGTCCCCGTCCCCGCCACCGCGCCCGGAGCCGCGACCGACGTCTGCGCCGTGCTCCTCGCGAAGGACGGCAAGGTGCGCGGCGACGACGACCTCGTCTTCTACAACCATCCGGCCCAGGACGGCGTGGTCCTCGACGGCCGGACCGTCGTGGCGGACCTGCCGGCGGTGCCCGCGTCGGTGGACCGGATCGCGATCGTGGCAAGCGTCGATCCGACGCTTCCGGCCGCCGCTCACTTCACCGCTGCCGATACCCCGAAGGCGGTGATCGAGTGCGGGGGAGTACGGATCGGGTTCGAGCCCCCGCCGTTCACGCATCGGGAGACGGCCGCCGTCCTGGTGGAGATCTACCGTCGGGACGGGGCGTGGAAGGTGCGGGCGGTCGGCCAGGGCTGGGACACCGGCCTGGCGGGCCTGGCGACCGCCTTCGGCATCGTGGTCGACGACGCGCCTCCGGCCCCGATCCCGGCCCCGGCTCGGGCTCCGATCGCGGCTCCTGCTCCGGTCGCGGTCGCGGTCCCGGTGCCGGCACCCGTCCACGTCCCGGTGCCGAGTCCCGCGCCCACCTCCGTCCCGGTTCCGGTTCCGGCGGCCGCCATGAGCCTGGAGAAGGTCCGGCGGGCGGCACCGGGGTTGGTCAACCTCTACAAGGCTGCCCAGGTCTCCCTGACCAAGAGCGGTGTCATGGGCCAACGCGCCGCCGTCTACCTGGTGCTGGACCACTCGGGGAGCATGAGCAGGTTCTACCGCGACGGCACGATGCAGCACCTGGCCGAGCAGGTCCTCGGGCTGTCGGTCAACCTCGACGACGACGGCACGGTGCCGCTCATGTTCTTCTCCAACGGCGTCGACCTGGTCGCGGACCTCAACCTGGAGAACTACCGCGGTCGGATCGAGCGGCTCCACGCACCGCTGGACTGGGGCGGCACCTGCTACACCCCGGCCATGCTGGCCGTCATCGAGCACTACCAGGCCACCGGCTCCCGCGATCCGGCCTTCGTGGTCTTCCAGACCGACGGAGAGCCCTTCGACCGCAAGGCGACCAGGGAACTGCTGCGCCGGGCCAGCGCGTTGCCGATCTTCTGGCAGT comes from Streptomyces virginiae and encodes:
- a CDS encoding potassium channel family protein, producing MAPKAAEQRRRVLVGHLLRSVLSVAILTGLYYVAPLEGGFGITTVLTLVLGLVVFGLLTAWQISAVSHAQFPRMRALEAMATGVPLFLVLFSATYYLLAAQNPSSFSEPLSRTDALYFTITTFATVGFGDIVATTESGRVLVTFQMVADLILIGVIAKALVGAVKIGMHRRSSTPAEPGDKP
- a CDS encoding SHOCT domain-containing protein, translated to MDDYPLLNVFWTMMWFFLWIMWFFLLFKVITDVFRDHTLGGWGKTGWIIFVLVLPFLGVFVYLIARGRSMHERDRKQAEEQQAAFRSYVQQTAGSGAGSAEELHKLSVLKDKGDITQAEFDRAKAKILA
- a CDS encoding galactose oxidase early set domain-containing protein, whose translation is MSRIKNRAARRSADRAADRTALRSARRAAISVLAATAALVAAVPAAAHDGSARPEERAALGAEHAQEHTKVREQLVKLGGYSQLARIDSLNSLTRSQADVNARFHPKAFGQFAEYFQSPDFAAHIAMLPTGKVLLFSFERMETDPTEEPAPTNTLGKANAGRAFLWDPRRGTGADAFKKVTPPELVVPDGTGEKRPAPFFCAGHAFLPNGMVGVFGGNLGYGGGAGAKLSLVFDPWTEDWSVNKDMEVGRWYPSVATAPDGRLLIMSGHTDQGWGTSTSVIERFPAKSHPVPFEKTVIPRDVPTDTLRVDAPFGADSDYPHLFTLRDGKVYGLGRHATRQWAFDPIAETRTDLPARPDGVHRGYGSAVPLPAGLRGPDSVLVLGGDRDDPNTYRLTSGGAWEKQQPRAFGRTQDDTLLLPDASLLTVNGAYGIRDYGNGDYNPKSDLKYRQIETRNALGEWKLGPAQRLPRGYHSNAVVLPDGRVMVTGDELQQLANDPKIDDDMNGSIEIFEPAYLHQGGRPALDRVPDGPLRYDAAFTVGTSTPDKVKKAVLLAPTTATHSLNTSQRHVELGIVKRQGNNLRLQAPPSANDVPPGYYMVFLLDENGVPSAAKWVSFR
- a CDS encoding MarR family winged helix-turn-helix transcriptional regulator: MTAMAPTRTEPDLSFLLDHTSHVLRTQMSARLGEIGLTPRMHCVLVHALEEERTQAQLAEIGDMDKTTMVVTVDALEKAGLAERRPSGTDRRARVIAVTEAGAKVAKESQGIVDQVHEGALGALPADEREVLLRALNRLVTGHLETPVEGPRPARRARQKG
- a CDS encoding DUF1772 domain-containing protein; translation: MRTRLLLGLALLSTGLLAGAFGYGAANLVPTFNAVPLDIRLSFHTELMKMNGITMQAAMGISIVSSLTLAALAHGRTRLLAGGAGLLALTSLLVTRFGNVPINSRIKEWAHASAPADHTEILRHWETFNDIRTVAAVLAFALLISTALRPPTHA
- a CDS encoding helix-turn-helix transcriptional regulator, which codes for MCRPAWRQALIEASHLEDLARLRRVRDRIDREYARPLDVEELARAADMAAGHLGRRFRLAYGASPYAYLTARRIQHATALLRAGDLGVTEVGRVVGCATPGIFRARFTELVGTAPDTYPRTARCPAPAA
- a CDS encoding alpha/beta fold hydrolase, whose amino-acid sequence is MPEIELSAGVIDFTDTGGEGEVVVLVHGLGFDESVWDHVVRELRGAYRVVVPVLPIGGHRRPMRPDADLSAHGIAALLAEFLERLDLRDVTLVQNDAGTAQLLVGVRDERVGRLVLTSCEALENYPPGVQGRTLHAACRIPGGLFLLLQSFRVPFLVRMGSSLGGMAKRPIPYALVRRWYRPLLTRRAIRRDLAAFCRSTRKDTYLRAAENLARFDRPALVAWGAEDRMMPPATGRRLAELLPRGRYVEIPEAGTLVQWDNPEALCAELRRFIEENAPAPAE
- a CDS encoding MarR family transcriptional regulator — translated: MEPIGFWLNRTDQALTASMDALLADFGLTRLDWQVLNVVKDDPRAADTTVLTTLAAGADAGALASAVASVLAGGWVTRPRPDRLVLTDDGRARLVEVALRVDAFRELSGRGITREEYVTAVTVLERMTRNLTEPRAGSAARP
- a CDS encoding NAD(P)H-binding protein → MTTLITGARGRVARAVAARLHSAGLPVRAASAHPAELTVPDGVGTAELVLDRPETFAAALRGVRQVFLYPQPAGIHDLIKTAEVAGVEHVVLLSSSSVLAPGAESDPLASHSLRVERALADSGLTCTFLRPDAFAGNSLGWAWPIGRSMPVQLAYPDARIAPIHPEDIADIAAQALTGGSLTGRSLTLTGPESLSFREQLAVLAQTLGREITVEHITRAEAQEQMGRHMPAPMVSSLLDLWEAACHGPAAIGETTETLLGVPARTYRQWAAENADAFTGR
- a CDS encoding MarR family winged helix-turn-helix transcriptional regulator, with the protein product MTKHEPATDEELLDAVGPAFGKLRRSSLLEVENPISQKDLSRTLVLNIVLEAEQGDGREITVGAVAEYLAVDPSVASRMVSDSISAGYLVRAASQQDGRRTILHLSPEGRDMMDRFRRHQRAAFEYVTADWSERDRLDFARLMLKYVDSQNALRHR
- a CDS encoding VOC family protein; this encodes MDISIHMSTLPQTDPDAAVAFYRDVLGFEVRSDVGQGKMRWITVGPADQPGTSILLAPPAVDPGVTEAERRTIAEMMAKGTYGWILLATKNLDSTFEKIQAGDAEVVQEPTEQPYGVRDCAFRDPAGNLIRIQELR
- a CDS encoding DHA2 family efflux MFS transporter permease subunit; the encoded protein is MPAPASTPSPSLSAPPSARSRRLALGVLATGMLMTILDGSIVTVAMPAIQGDLGFTPVGLSWVVNAYLIAFGALLLLAGRLGDLIGRKRMFLAGTAVFTAASVVAGLATSPEILIAARFLQGAGSAMASAVSLGILVTLFTEPRERAGAIGVFSFTGAAGASIGQVLGGVLTDALTWNWIFFINLPIGIAVLLVALRALPGDRGLGLKAGADGLGALLVTSGLMLGIYTVVKIETYGATSAHTLGFGALALVLLAGFLVRQATARHPLMPLRIFRSRSVLGANLVQMLMVAALFSFQILVALYLQNVLGYSAAETGLAMLPAAAVIGLVSLTVSARLNSRFGERKVLLAGLVLLVAVLGLLTRLPGRPDHADYLTDLLPVMLLAAGFGLALPALTSLGMSGAREADAGLASGLFNTTQQIGMALGIAVLSTLAASRTESLTAAGAPVPEALTGGYHLAFAVGTGLILVALAVAATVLRGPKGSPRSVTVEPRTPLAAR
- a CDS encoding LmrA/YxaF family transcription factor; this translates as MRTTGDTRARIVTAATELFRRQGYAASGMKQIVAAADAPYGSAYHFFPGGKSQLGEEVIRTSGAAYLELIAGLFPLPVPQGADMATVTADAFTAAARTLRELDFTDPCPLATIALEVAGTHESLRLATAEVFASWTDGLAAFYRAGGIAEPAAHETASSVIALLEGAFMLGRAARSTDPVLAASRAAAAVVRAARSEAGAGDA